tataatgatgatgatgaagatacAACAATTATTTCTTGTTATTAAtattcacaagagatgcattaattcaCAATTTGATATgaacattaatttatttttaaaaaattatttcgaTAATATTGgtaatttgatatttctttttctatatttttgaatttcaactttcttttttctttctagCTTTTTCGTATTCAAGTTGTTAACACTTAGGATCCACTTGGTTTCGTGGTTGTTTTCTATATTTCGTTATCATTCTAtataaagaagaaataaattatgaaaacaaaagcaTTTGTTGTTGGTTTTCAGATGTTTGCAAAAAAGCTGAAAAAAcaagattttatggttttcagttattTTGGCAACCTATTGCTAGAATAATTTAGTatccaaaaattttttttttttttattgaatcattcattttatatagaatttttaattaaaattaaaataaaattcatatgaatttaaaatataattaaaataagtccataaattttatttaaaaaaagtaaaaaataataaaatccatttacaaaatattatactatttttcaattatcatgcaATAAGAATGtttttgtaaagtaaattttgaagtATACCTATTAAGTAATTAtaaaatattgaattttattatagtatttctaacttgtattattttttacttttattgtttcaatcatattattttaatagttagtttattcaaggacaaaaataagCATTTGTTtaaatgaatttcaaatttgttttagttttaaaaatattaaccaacagGTTATAAATTTTACTTTCTGTTTTCGTTTTAAGTTTTCGTTTCTgatttttgttttcattatttttgatagtgataccaaatgGCCCCTTATACATTTAAtgacaaatattataaatttgtttattaatattttgaaGCTTAGGTTATAGTCATACAATATAACTGGTTGGtctaaatttattatatttttattactttaacaaataaaataatagaacttGTTCAAATTACTGTATTACTTGTATGTCTTATGTGCCTAATAGAGTAAAGGAGTGTACAATGTATTTtattctattaattaatttatcatacATATAACTaatgaaaaagtgaaaaaaaatatacaaattttcTCTCAATAGCAGTCTAAAAAAAGTGCAAAATTTATTGCCTTAATTAAACAATATTAGTAAGTTGAGCTAAAGGATACAAAATGCaataaaactctttctaagaagcaTTGAGATCTTAAAACATGCAGATAAACCAATTTATGTAAGACTGTGTGtgcatgaaaaaaattcacggctgTCACACCCGCCCGTGAAGTAACAACTGCTACTCCTGGTTCCTGCTACACCCGTTACCGCTACGCTATCCACTActgctatttaaaaccatggctcaaagagagagagagagagaaagagcaagcGGCTATGAGGTCCCAGCACTGCCAACAGCAACACCTGCTCCAGTGATGGCGAGATGTGATGGCAGTGGCCCCCACTGGCTGGTGCAGTAGCTACTGGAACCCTAGGGTTCCCATGCATACATGCTCCATGAGGAAGATAAGCTCCTTTTTATTTATTCTATAGTTTTTTTAAGTAGatatttaacatttaaactaaAATCATAAAAGGATTTCAAAAAATCTTTAAAACGGATCTGAAactgaaaaaaaatacaaaataaaaatgaggatttttCTTGCATTGTAAATAGTTGGTATTGTTGCCGTCATCTTGTTGTTATCAATAAAAACACGAAAAGGGTTTCTGTTAGTTATAAGCAGTACTATGACtacactactactactactactattcttgttttctttggAACACCAAAAATTGAACAAACTTGTTTTTCTAGAATAGgttaattttactcatttttttttgCTTGTTTAGTTTGTTTATTTTAATTCAAACATTTtacacaaaataaaaataaaataaaagatgaatattttcttgtctttctttggaAGTTTTAGATCTTGCTATTCTACTTTATTTTGAATACTTCTCATCCTATTAAGGAAATCTTGAGATCCTCTATAAAAAGAAAGCTGTGGAAATTCCAGATTCGTGACAAGGCAGGCCATATATGTTCGAACTTGGAATATTTTTTCCTCTTTCCTAAGATGACATTTGGGGCTACCAGGTGTAGACTTGATTGCACGTTTTTGCCATTTTTGTTACTTTGATAGTTTTAATTGTCTTTTATGGATTAATCTTTCTCAAAATAGCTTGTTGCAGTGTGATAAAGTAGTGACAACCTCAGATTGACCTAAAAAGAGCTTGAACTAATAGATTCACCTAGACTAAGAGGGAAACCCTAGATGAATGTTTTTCAAAGGATAGTTTTGATCATGAGTTTGAtgatggagaaccaccaatgAAGGACTATAGATGTTTATATTGTAgctaggtttttatattttagtgTGATAAAGTTGTGACAACCTCAGATTAACCTAAAAAGAGCTTGACACTAACAGATTCACCTGGACTACAAGGGAAACCCTAGGAGAAGGTTTTCAAAggaaagttttgatcttgagtttgatgatggagaaccaccaatggagaACTATAGATGTTTATATTGTAGCTAGGTTTTTATATTCTAGTTTGGGAAAACTTTGGTTATTTTAGAAGTTCAGCtaatttaggtttattttggGTTCATTTTGTGCAAATACTTTGAGGTTATTATGTAATTACTTGTTTTGTTAGGGTTTTTACATAAATATGTGTTTGTTTTAGTAGTAGTGGGTATTAATGCAACACTCTGTCTTTCCCCACTCTGCCTTTCTCTTTCTCTAttctgtcctctctctctctttctgttCTCTCTGCTGCCTTCAAGTTCTATTATGAATTCTGTAATTCTGCTCCCGTTTCCATCTCTCTGTTCTTCTGTAATTCTCctcctctccttttcttttcttcttctaatTTTGTCTGAGAATTCTCTCAATATTGCTctatttctgaattttgtcgctTGTCCTACATCAATCATGTATCttacatgcaattctcatcatgTTAAACTATCTTCCCTTTCTGCAATAAATACTTGAATCAACTGATGTATTCCTAAAGCATCACCGGCACTTTCAACTTGGTTATGCACACCAAACCATACTTGTTTTATAAAGCTATGCTAGATTTAAGGTTTCATAAATTGGtagttttttttataataaaagaagatatCTTAAGAAAGAAAATGTACACTCAGATGGAGAATACTAAatcatcaaaaaggaaaaaaaaaatcagaaaacaaaaaaggaaaataataaaataataaaaataaaagctgAAATTATCCATGAAAGCCCCCTCTTTAatcccttcccatcatagttcaCTGAAGACTTCAAATACACTAGCTGGTAATTAATTAGATGACCTAACCACACTTGCATTTAATAAAAAGTTAGAGGCAACTCCATTGAATTTAAAGGGATAATAACCCTATTTCCCCCTCTCTTTTTTTCCCTTGCTGTCCCTCAAGCAACAAATCCCAAGTGACACATTATGACAAGTACAATCCAGGTACAAATAAAGAAGAGTTATTTGATTTAGGAGGACGGAAAATGGCACAAACAAAGTTTAAGGTAGTGAGGCAAATAGAGGATGCAGTCCAACTCAGCTGAATGCTATGGATCACGTATGGCCCAGTTTTCCTGGACTCAAATTAATTCGGGTTCAGATAAGAGGCCCATTTGAACATTTTACATATTCATCCCTCCCAATCTCAACCCAGGTAGCTCTTTCcaatttcaaagaaaattaaaatatacTCAGTGTCTCAGTCCATTTGTTTTTTAAAGATAATATGATCAAACAGCACAATTGAACAACAAGAAGAAGCCTTAGGTCCCACTATGTGgagttggctatatgaatccttttccaccaattcacacAATCAAGGACATTTTTCTCAActagcttaagagctattaaatcctttctcactacctcattccatgCTATTTTAGGTCTACACCTACCCCTTCTAACACCAGTaacaataactagctcactccttaGTGCACTACTTGGGCTGCGTTTCAAATGCCTAAATCATCTACTCCGgctctcccttatcttatattCTACCAGTGCTATGCTAACTCATTGTGAATATGTTTGTTCCAAACTTATCCtttaatgttatactactcatccaccttagcattcgcATTTTGACAACTTTCACTTTTTAAATATGTTGTCTCTTAGTTTCCCagcattctaatccatatagcatgactagtcttatagccgtcctacagaactttccttttaattttaatggtattctacAACCACACAGCAGCATGTCCaaagcactcctccattttacccaacctgttttaactctatgtataACATCTTCTTCGATTTCCCCttccgcttgcataatagattcaaggtatGAAAATCTACTATTACTATTGATTTCTTGATTGTCAAATTTAATCTTATCTTCAATATTCTACCTTACATggttgaaattacatttcatatatgttGTCTTAtttcttatcctaaaacctctagactcTAAAGTTATTCTCCACAGTTCTAATCTAGATTCCACTTCACTCCTACTTTAATCAACCAAAACAATAACATctacaaataacatacaccatgaaatctcgttttggatattcctagtgagttcatcaatcactaaagcaacCAGATATGGGCTGAAAGCAGAAACTTGATTTACGTCAATTGCGGTTGGAAATTCTCTAGACTCCCCACCCATAGTCCTAAcacaagtcattactctatcatatatccttaatgatatcAAGATACCTACAGCATACATGAAACTATAGAACCTCCATGTGCAAGCACATGAAATTTGGAACTTTCATATTTGGCCAAGCCTTCATGAATGGCTGATTTTTAGACTTCCAACAAGACTTCAATAAAGTAATTGCCAACTTGTCAACTCCAGATCATTGCAAAATGCAAACAACTTGCATGTTAAGAACAGTTAAAAATTAACCAAAAAGGCTAATTCTAAGTGTCTGGTTTCCACTAAGTCACTTTTGGCAACATGTTATCAGTgtccaataaaaaaattattgtcaTACTTTTATCACTTGAAATAAGCAGATGATATGTCGCCATATTCAAGGCTAGCTATAGTtgtctaaataataataataataataataataacaatcagATGTCTCTAGAAGGTCGCATTATCCTGTAACCCCACCCCACCCCCCGGGATATTTTTATGATATTTGCCCCCAGCACTTGGTTAGAACACATTAAGGAAGCAGTAATCCTTGTAGTATTTTTAGCAATACAGGTATCAGGCCCATACAAATCCTATGGTTTGGAAATGTAAGCATTAAATTTGTTAAAGCAGATTTTATCACAGCATGAGTGTATACTGTAATGTTGAATCTCATGCAAGAGTCCTGCGAAAATATAACTCATGCAAATACAGAGTGTATCCATGGTGCATAAAAGCAAATATATTGCAACATGTACCAACCTGTTCAAAATTCTTCTTTCGACCGAGGTCATAACGCCATTTTGGAGTAGTCTTCTTCTCATATGCCTGACATGACAACAGATCCATCAAGACTCACATCCACAATACGCATCTGATTCACTTACTCCAGAGTAAAATTCAGGTTTTTGCCTTCAAAAATGGCATCACTCAAAATTGTGATAGGACTTTATTTACTTGTTGGTAAGAAACAGCATTCATCATAAATGACAATTGAGGCAATGATCAAAAGTCATGCGGAATGTCCTCTCCAAGATTAACAGAGAGTCAGATATACAACAGTTTTTCTGACCAGTtattaaacataaaaaaatatatataatataaatttctATTTGCACATATGCCAAAATAAGTTTCTAGCAAACATGTATCGAGGAGGATGAATCCCATTGAACTCAAATTTGGCCAATATATCAGTTAACCAATTTGTTTGTCCAAAGTGTACAATAAATTGTTTTGCCAGGGCCATAATGGGACCAAAATTCCTCTTGGCAACTGACACACCATAAAAGCAGCACCATGATATGTGGATGAAAAAGAGACAGAAGCAGAAAGCACAAAACAATCGCTAATTATGTGCAATAAACAAGGTAAGCTACACAAAAAAGGTCATACCTCAATAGTAGTTGTATTAGCAGCAACCAATGATATGTGCATGATCAAAAATCCCAAAACACTCAATGCAAATGCCAAGTTCAAGACTGCAGATAATGGGAAAATGGTCAAAAAATCGCAGGAACACAGAATTTTTACTCACGAGCTAAAGGAATAGAATCAGGAGTCCGTACCAAAGGCAAGAAAAGTTGTTGCAAGTGTCCCAGGGGTTCCTGGTATCTCTCCATCactaaaaaatgctataaaatgtgGCAGTAATGACAAGGTCACAACACTTGTCTCAAGAAATGTGTAGAACTGCACAAACATCATGTAACAAAAGCATAAAATCAGTTTTACTATTGGATGGTTAACTGGATATCAAGAAAATGTGAATGCTAAGCCtgaaaaatatctcaaaattcaTGCATATATTACGCAACTATCACCCAACAGCAGCCACCAATAAACATGTTAAATAAATGAAAATCCAAATCAATGTCCCTATATGCATATGTCCATAGTTCATAGTCAACATGCAAGAAGTTATATGAGATTCTCCATGCAAaataaagaattatattttagcataatattgatatAAAGACATTAAGTAGTGTTGTGGAAATTGTGGCCCTATGGTGAGAATCTGAAACTAATCTCCCTAACACTTGCAATTGATACCTAAATAAACCACAGAAATCCTTCTGGTTGCAATGTTAAGTGAAGACAAACAGCTCAAATgaaaaaaaggagaaacaagcaaGAAAGTAAGATTGCAATTTAAACTATACTGAATAATCCACCTATGAAAATCATCAATCATGCTTTCATCCCTTTGTGTTATTTACGAAAAAGAATACCCCAACCACAATGTAACTGCTACAACAAAGATCACTAATTTTAAAAAGTGCTTTGTGTCTGGATTTACCATAAGTTTTTCATCTTTATCCTCCCTAAATCTATCCACCCCAAcccataaattaaaattaaaaaggcaTAACACAATGGGGGAGGGAGCAATACAGGGAAAAGGTCGACTGTATTTCAACATAACATGCAATAAAGCTATGGTGGTTTCGAGCCTACACAGATATTCTGCCCCAAATACATTTTTCCATGCCTTTTTAAGAATTACTACACCCTAAACAGCACctactcaaaatatatatatatatatatatatatatatatatatatatacaaaacaacCAGTCACTCTTGAAAAATCAGGTGTAATCCTTTAAATACCAAATTTGGGAAATTTCAAATACAATTTTTGATATTCAAATTCctagtaataaaaatattttaataattctaCAAAATTGAAGATTGATCACCAAGAACTTTTGTTGAAGATCTATCAGGTTTTTTCTTACGGTGCAAAGATTAAATCATAACTCGATGCATCAAATTGATATATCTATTCAATAAAGAAAGGAGAACCTCATATGCATAATCTATAGGTGAACAGTTACCAATTAAATTCAGTAAAACAAGATCCAAGACAACAAGGATACCCATCATACAACAAACAACTTATATTCTGTGCATTCTCTACCATGTTTGAGCTGTCAATTTTTCTTATGCCCTCCATGTTGTTATGTTTCATAACAAGCTTCTAGCATGTGCTACTTCCTTTCTTCTCTAAAaatcgcttttttttttttttttgcacttcAAAACAATCATCTTCAAAAGGGTTCCGGGATCAATGTTTCTGAAGCCAGGAATTGTTTACCAATGGAAGCCAAATATTTGCTCAATTGCAATATGTTGGGTCACATTCCTCAACATCCCCAATTGCACACTAAAGAGGGTAGAAAATAAGTAATAACTGATATTAACATTCTCTGTATACAACTCATGGGTAAATACTCCAAAAAAATCTGCTCCAAGCTCAGAATTTTTCAATATTATAGGAGATCTCTTCTGAAAAGAGGGATGGTTAACAGCCCTATTTAAAAGCAATTAGAGTGTTATTTATCCATCAATGGAAAATTGCACCAAAAGTCCAATTCGCCTAGGCCATAACATCAAATTCTTTCAGTAAAATCTTTAGCACTAAGTTTCTTAATCATAGAAAGGTAAACAAAAAGTTCCATCAAGTCATCTTTTTATTAAATTGTTTCTCTTAGAAATACAGCAAATAGTAGCTTTGTGCCACCAACTACAAAATAGCATGCCTGGCAAATGTGCAACATAGATACACTGTAAGGGACGCAGTATATGAAGAATTGTCAAATCATCAAAACCGTTTAAGGCACACAATGGGAATATTAGAATCAAAACTTCTATACCACAATGTAGAAAgatgtaaatctaaaaattgtTCGTGCAAGGAAGCGATTCAATTCACAAATGAGTGATATATGTTGACTAAAAATAAGTAGTAGAGCAAACGTaccaagaaaagaagaaaatactTGTAGTTCAATGCACCAACACAATTAACAACCCACACACAATGATGGTCCATTTTGAGTATGCATCTCCCACCTGGATAAAAGATATACAAATAACTTTCTTCGGAAAATATAAGTGAAGCAAATATACAAAAGAAAAGTGTCTAAAATCTCACAAACAGAACAATGGTGGCATCGGGGCGGTTTCAAATGGTTGCACTTCCTACAATATCGGATCCTTTGATTTGATTGGTCTGTTGGCATAACACCAAAATCTGATGCAGCCAATGGATCAGCTTCACCTCGCTCCTCATCCAGCATGGGCCTCCAATTTGGTGGCACACTACCCGGATCAGTCAAAACAACAGAAAAATAACTCCATAATAGCAACGCCAACTGCATAACAATAgcaattattttactattattatcaaaCTGTTGATTCCTTCAGCTGCCACTTTTGAATGTATTTCAAGTTAAAATATTGGGAAAGCATTATcacaatttcaaaactctttttacTTCGAAACTCAAAAGTGGACCACTGCAGGAAAAGAAGTAAAAATTTAATACCACAACTACTGCCACCTCCACCACCACCAGCAACAAACAACAACAATAGAGGTGATAAATGCATGAACTTCTGCTTCATTCACATGACTTCCAAAATGCTAAATATTTACCAAAACGGCCAAAGAAAGGCTTTCAAGCATTCGTGATGTAAAAAATAAGTATcaacccaaaagaaaaaaaaaaatctaaacccaGAAAAATTAGAGTAATACCCAGATAACCAATAATTTTACAAGTAAGAAAAGGCCTATATAATCCTCCTCTACTGTATTTTCAGAATCTTTTGaactgaaaatttgaaaaaataaaatcaagataaAAAAAAGACATATTATGACCTCTAAACAACTGAATTCCCAAAAATTATTGAGTAATGGCTTTCAATCAATCAcggcataaaaaaaaaattatttagaacTACGACAGAACtaacaaaaacaaagaaaaaaaataaacggaaaatttttttgggggggggggggtgtaaaTTAAAACCAAAAAAGTTGGAAATTCGAGATGCATACCAAACAGTGAAATAAGATCAAGACAGCAAGAGCAATGAGGGAATCAAGACCCCCATCGTACAAAGCAGGACCGTAATTGGTCAACACGACCGCATAATAGGTGACACCGACGACCCCTAGGACCAGCAGGATCATGATCGAGCCGAGACCCCGCAAGGCCGTGCAGAACTTGAAAACATTCCAGGCCATCACAGCTCCGGATCTGTGCATACTAAAAAAAccgaaaaaaaaaatccaaataaacGCTGGTCGCCAATGCTTTCTTCTGTTTCGTATGGTTTATAGCTTTTCGAATATTGAGAagctagggtttatggtttggataGACAACGGGATTCCAGGTGTGAGAGCATGGAAACCGTGTTCAGAAGAAACGAGGTGCGAGAGGGGAAAAGGTCTTGCGAGTATGTGAACAAAGATTAGGATGCGTTGAGAGTGTTGTTAAGACCATATCAGAGGAAGCTTGGTGGAAAAAGTACGCAGGTTTAATGTGGTAGTTGATAAAGCTTAAGCTCTAATATTATTTGAAGGCCCATCTGCTGACAACGCCGAGGGTGGTGTCTTGGTAAAGTTTTTCAGGCTGCTTGCAGCTCTTTTGGTACCTAGGCACAgaattttctctaattttatgtgtttgtaatgatttttacatttattaatattaaatatgtttaaaaaaaaaaactcttttatcACATGTTTTATATCTAAACAATAGGTCTTATTATACATGGCAACTTAAAATAGTAATTTAAATGATTTTATTagttaaaaaactaatttttgtagatatatttatttcaagtatattttaaattcatatggtatttttgatttaatttaattaaaaattatatataaattgaataatttaatccacaaaagatAGTTCTAGATACTAAAGTATTTTGGCAATTGTGGATGCCAAATGATCAAGCCTTTTTTTTACTTTGCTGATGTCAATGCTCATTTTGCCCAACCAGTTTTCCATTAGGAAGTGCAAGCGTGCGCGTGCAGGGGGGTCGAAACACCAATTTACccttggtgtttttttttttttttccttgttttgaCTTTTCTACTAGCTTTTTGTCAAATATGATTGTACCGAATGATTCAGAACAATCTAAAATGGTAATTAGAGGTTTGAAAGTGATTTTGACTTTAGACACACACATGAAGCCAACATTGTGTCATTTAGAgatttttttgcaaaatttttgcCAAATCTGTTGCACAAGGCGATTCAGAGTACTTTGAAATGGTAAGAAAATGTTTGACAATAATTTTGACATCAATCATAAAAATTGAGATAAAATCCTATCATTGCTTTTCTACGAATTTTTTGCCAAATTTGATTGCACCAGGTAATCTGGGGTAGTTCGAAATGATAAGAAGAGGTTTGATAGCAATTTTGACATTGTGCATGAAAATCGAGGCAAATCTTGTCATTTTGGTCttttttatagattttttttgcCAAATTTGATTGCATCAAGTGATCTAGAGCAGTtcgaaataataataaattttatgcAACAATTTTAACCTCAAGCACTAAAATCGAGGCAAaactttttgaacttttctattGAATTTTTGCTAAATTGATTGCATTAGGTGATATGGAACAGTCTGAAATGGTAAGAAAAATTTGATAGCAATTTTGACCTTGGGTGCAAAAATTGAggcaaattttgatttttttttttattttttgtaattttctaaCAATTTTGGACAATCTAAAAATTTTTGCCATTTTTTATGGACCCCATGTagctttttctttatttttataatctGGGTCTCATGATTTATGCACGgagatatgtatgtgtatatgatGCACACATACATGattgtatgtatatatgcatattgTGGGTAGGTGTTTTTGC
This region of Malania oleifera isolate guangnan ecotype guangnan chromosome 10, ASM2987363v1, whole genome shotgun sequence genomic DNA includes:
- the LOC131165946 gene encoding probable protein S-acyltransferase 14, whose translation is MHRSGAVMAWNVFKFCTALRGLGSIMILLVLGVVGVTYYAVVLTNYGPALYDGGLDSLIALAVLILFHCLLALLLWSYFSVVLTDPGSVPPNWRPMLDEERGEADPLAASDFGVMPTDQSNQRIRYCRKCNHLKPPRCHHCSVCGRCILKMDHHCVWVVNCVGALNYKYFLLFLFYTFLETSVVTLSLLPHFIAFFSDGEIPGTPGTLATTFLAFVLNLAFALSVLGFLIMHISLVAANTTTIEAYEKKTTPKWRYDLGRKKNFEQVFGTHKPYWLIPAYSEDDIRRIPALQGLEYPSKPDLDAQEF